A genomic region of Parambassis ranga chromosome 7, fParRan2.1, whole genome shotgun sequence contains the following coding sequences:
- the zfp64 gene encoding zinc finger protein 64 produces the protein MATYNVEVAAGHSVVVEVSPDIHICGFCKQQYNNFEVFLAHKQNGCSLPASETPAAAPLTDSSTEFVFEETYQAHVMRGVKKVLTKAQKTPSKKLKPALTSKRHSCCFSGCSFKTQYGQKDMERHLKTHTGEKPFECELCHKRFSRRDKLNMHSRSHTGEKPHKCKHCPYAAADSSSLKKHLRIHYDERPFKCQICPYASRNSSQLTVHLRSHTGDAPFQCQQCDAKFKINSDLKRHIRIHSGEKPYKCDFCEYRCAMKGNLKSHIQIKHGTENSFHCTHCDFKCANKTALRQHTREHQPVQPIQCSKCTYSCSSKGALKVHERIHSEERPFKCDFCSFASKQRGSLVIHKKKCHSDKPEKDTGRKGGRGGVKGGGGESPKPVSSRYRAKLDAARAFCCDCCDASFVREDSLRSHKKQHRDTQNVLQLQLSSPADTVNLVPVTVSQSNTQLEVPSSIAPYSNAQLKIIVSHSLGQENTVLPAGGDGQSKTNMVLLSPENHDMVVNSMIQQVNLLAPMQPLGSSQATEATLEPQTVLLTQLQDANNPLHQALLQTAITAQDSSSSSTQTFITTCSELEGLNALIQEGGTEVTVVTEASAALVSTAAPPDLDMSKPVEESALPCEESALLVPDMSLGGQNVVIHGVPLMVSTQPTQSAVEELPPHTLYSDSHTLEGIPQ, from the exons ATGGCAACATACAACGTAGAAG TCGCTGCAGGGCActctgtggtggtggaggtgagcCCAGACATCCACATCTGCGGCTTCTGCAAACAGCAGTACAATAATTTCGAGGTGTTTCTCGCCCACAAGCAGAATGGATGTTCTCTGCCAGCATCtgaaacaccagcagcagccccCCTCACAG ACTCCAGCACTGAGTTTGTCTTTGAGGAAACTTACCAGGCACATGTTATGCGAGGTGTTAAAAAGGTCCTGACCAAAGCACAGAAAACACCTTCCAAAAAATTAAAACCCGCCCTGACCTCAAagagacacagctgctgtttctcaG GTTGTTCTTTTAAGACACAGTATGGCCAAAAAGACATGGAGCGACACCTCAAAACACACACGG GCGAGAAGCCGTTTGAATGCGAACTCTGCCACAAGCGGTTCAGCCGGCGGGACAAGCTCAACATGCACAGCCGCTCGCACACGGGCGAGAAGCCGCACAAATGTAAACACTGTCCCTATGCAGcggcagacagcagcagcctgaagaaGCACCTGCGCATCCACTATGATGAGCGGCCGTTCAAATGTCAGATCTGTCCGTACGCCAGCCGCAACTCCAGCCAGCTTACCGTGCATCTCCGCTCGCACACTG GGGATGCACCTTTCCAGTGCCAACAGTGTGATGCAAAGTTCAAAATCAACTCTGACCTGAAAAGGCACATCCGGATCCACTCAGGTGAAAAGCCCTACAAGTGTGACTTCTGTGAGTATCGCTGCGCCATGAAAGGCAACCTGAAGTCTCACATTCAGATCAAACACGGCACCGAGAATTCCTTCCACTGCACGCACTGCGATTTTAAGTGTGCAAACAAAACTGCTTTGCGGCAACACACCAGAGAACACCAACCCGTTCAGCCCATCCAGTGTTCAAAGTGCACTTACTCCTGCTCCAGCAAGGGGGCACTCAAAGTCCATGAGAGGATCCACTCCGAGGAGCGCCCCTTTAAATGTGACTTCTGCAgctttgcctccaaacagcggGGCAGTCTGGTCATCCACAAAAAGAAGTGCCACTCAGATAAGCCTGAGAAAGACACTGGCAGGAAGGGTGGCAGGGGTGGAGTAAAGGGTGGAGGTGGCGAGTCTCCGAAGCCCGTCAGCTCTCGGTATCGGGCCAAGCTAGATGCAGCCCGAGCCTTCTGCTGTGACTGCTGCGACGCTTCGTTTGTGAGGGAGGACTCCCTGCGGAGCcacaaaaagcagcacagagacactcagaatgtgctgcagctccagctctcCAGCCCTGCAGATACGGTCAACTTGGTTCCTGTTACAGTGTCGCAGAGTAACACTCAACTTGAAGTTCCTAGCTCAATAGCTCCTTACAGCAATGCACAGCTCAAAATCATCGTATCCCACTCATTGGGTCAGGAGAACACTGTACTCCCAGCCGGTGGGGATGGTCAGAGTAAGACCAATATGGTCCTGCTCAGCCCAGAAAACCATGACATGGTGGTCAACTCCATGATTCAACAGGTCAACTTGCTGGCACCTATGCAACCGCTTGGATCATCCCAGGCTACAGAAGCCACCCTCGAACCCCAGACGGTCCTCTTGACCCAGCTTCAAGATGCCAACAACCCTCTCCACCAGGCCCTGCTGCAGACAGCCATCACTGCTCAggactccagcagcagcagcacacagacttTCATCACCACCTGCTCTGAGCTGGAGGGCCTCAACGCCTTGATTCAGGAGGGTGGCACTGAGGTCACTGTGGTGACCGAGGCGAGCGCCGCCTTGGTCTCCACGGCAGCTCCACCCGACCTGGACATGTCCAAGCCGGTGGAGGAGAGTGCCTTACCCTGTGAGGAGAGTGCGTTGCTGGTGCCAGACATGAGCCTTGGTGGCCAGAATGTGGTCATCCATGGCGTTCCGCTGATGGTGTCCACTCAGCCAACGCAGAGCGCAGTGGAGGAGCTCCCTCCTCACACACTCTACTCTGATTCACACACATTGGAAGGCATCCCTCAGTGA